The Oecophyllibacter saccharovorans sequence AAGACAGGTGGCCTGTTTACCGACACCGGAAACAGAAAATAGCCAGCTGGTTTGAAAGACTGCTTCAGTAAATGTCAGCACACCCTGCGTAGAGGCAACCAGATAAGGTAAGGTAATCCTGCAACCCCGTCGTTCCGACGCAAGGACCCTCATCAGGGAAAGGTGTTTTCTCGTGGAAAATTCCACCTCTCGTGTTTTCGAAGATTTTCCGGGCCAGTACCATCTCATTTCCGCTCCAGGCACTGCGGGGCTGACGCCCCACATCATCCTGCAGATGAGTGGCCAGCCTTATCAGCTGACCCTGCTCAATCTGCGTGCAGGTGAGCAGAAAACACCGGCTTATCTGCGCCTTAACCCTAACGGGCGCGTTCCGACCCTGATTCTGCCGGACGAAACAAAAATTTTCGAGGCAGCGGCCATCACCATGGTGCTGGCACGTGCTTTCCCGGAACTTGGGCTCTGCCCTGACTTGCCTGACGATAGAGCGCTTTACGACCAATGGCTGGTTTTTCTAACCAATACATTTCAGGCCAACTACATGCTTTTCAGGCATCCTGAACGTCTGGTCGGGGAGAATACAGCTACTCAGGTAGCTGTGGCCCAGGGGGCGGCAAAGCGCTGCGAGGCCTGCCTGCAGATCCTGGCCAAGGCCCTTGAGCAGAAGGGGCCTTATCTGCTGGGCGAGAAACTGTCAGCAGCTGACCTTTACCTGGCCATGATCTGCCGCTGGGCAGCGCGTCTCCCGCAGCCACCAAGAGCTTTTCCAGCCCTTGCGGCCCTGCTTGACCGCATCAATGCCCTTCCCGCCGTCCGGGAAGTGCTTCTGCAGGAACAGATCGAAGGCCCCTTGGCCTGAATCCTGGCCAGCGGGCCGGCAACTGAAAGCCTGTGAGTGAAGAGGTCTCTCCCGCCTGGGCCAGGTCAGGCGAGAGAGGGGCACACAGTTGAGAACCGGGTCTTAGAAGATGATGCCCGCTGTCTGGCCGCCATCGACCGTAACCGTGGTGCCTGTCATGAAGCTGTTCCAGGGGGCGCACATGCTGACAACGGTTTCAGCCATTTCACCCGGTTGACCCACGCGCCCGTCCGGCTGATGGGCCAGGATCTTTTCCCGGCCGTCCGGCATGGAGAGGAACTTGTCGAGCAGCGGCGTTTCCACAGGGCCCGGGCAGAGGGCGTTGATGCAGACATTGTGACGGGCATAATCCAGCGCGGCGGCCTTTGTCAGTCCGATCACGCCCCATTTGGAAGCGCAGTAGGCGCTGACGCCGGCAAAGCCGATCTCTCCGGCCACGGAAGAAGTATTGACAATGCGCCCGCCGCCCGATTTGAGCATGAGCGGGATCTCATACTTCATGGAGAAAAAGACCCCGCGCAGATTGACGTCCAGGACGCGGTTCCATTCTTCAGCTGAAATATCCGCCATGCCTGCAGCGACACTCTGCGCCATGCCGGCGTTGTTGAAAGCCGCGTCCAGCCGCCCGAAACGGCTTTCAACCTCTTTGAGCGCATCAGCAACATGGCTTTCCACGCTGACATCACACCCGCTGATGCAGAGGGGCTTTTTGCCGCCCGCAGCCTCGATCTCCTGCTGCGTTTTGAGCAGCGGCGCTTCCGCACGCCCGACCAGGATCAGCTGCGCCCCCAGACGAGCGAAAGCCAGCGCAGAGGCCTGGCCGATCCCGCTGCTGGCGCCGGTGATGAAGACAACCTTGTCATTCCAGTAATCAGCCTGGCTGACGGATGGATGAACCTGGGTCATTGATGAGCCCTCCGGAAAGAATGAAAATCTCTCAGACGTGCAAGAACGCTGAAATTCCCATCATCATGAAGGGTGGCGCCCGGTCGAACAACCCCTTCAGGAGGAGGAAGATCCCTCCACCTGTGAGGGGCTGCTGGCGGATCTGACCGGGTTGAAGGTCTGGAAGGAAAGCGTGGCATGCGCATCCGCCATCCAGGAGCGCCAGAGACTGTTCATGCAGGCCATGACAGCAGGGCCGATGAAGAGCCCCAGTAGGCCGAAACAGGCGATGCCCCCCAGAATGCCGAACAGCGCCCACAGGAAGGGAAGGTTGGTCTTGCCCCCCACCAGCATCGGCCGAAGGAACTGCCCGGCCAGGGACATGATGGTATAGCCGCCGATATACACGCCGATCCCCCACCACAGTGAATGAAAGGAGATGATGAGACAGCAGATCGCAAGCACGATCCCGCCCAGGAAGGGGATCATCGAGCCGATGCCGGTCATGAAAGCCAGGGCGAGGGGCTGGGGAGCGCCGGCCATGATGTAAAGAACGCCGATCAACGCGCCTTCGCCCAAGCCCACAACCACCAGCCCCATCAGGGTGCCATAAACGGATTCAATGACCTGGCGGCCAAACACCTCTCCCTGCTGGCCGAACAGGCAGTTGGTCAGAGCACTCAGTTCCTTGATGAGGCTGTCACCGTATTTCAGCACGAAATAAAGCGCTGTGGTCGCAAAGGAGAATTCAATGCCCAGGTTCAGAAAGGACATCGCCACATATTGCGTGACACTGATGGCAGGCTTGAAATTGAGGGTGGAGAGCAGGTGCTCCAACGCATGGGGCGTTTCAAGATTGTTGTGCCACCAATGCGCCAGCTTGTGGCCGATGACAGGCACATGCGCCACCCAGTCCGGCATGGGTAGGCCGGATTTCAGCACTTCTTGCAGATAAGGCAGGCCGACCATCGCTTCCTGCGCCGCCTTGACGGCGATGTAACACAAGGGGGCGATGAGGACGATCGTGATGACCGTCGTCGCCAGGGTCGGCAGGATCGTGCTGTTCCATTTTCCGTTCTGGGGCCACCATTTCTGCATGCGCCGGTAAAGCGGCCAGGCGCAGATGGCAAAGATCCCAGCCCAGGCCAATGCACCCAGAAAGGACCACAGGATGTAGAGCGACGCCGCCACGATGAAGAGCGACAGCCAGAACCTGGCTTTCTTCTGCCGCCGTTCCGTCGCGGAGGGTTGGGGTTGAGAGTCTGGAGAAGGGGCAGAAGAGGAAGGCAAACGCGGAACTCCCGAAAATTCAAATGCTTGGCTTCGCGTCAATGCGGAAGAGACGGAAATGGAAACCTGTCAACGAGGACGGGGGGCAGACCTGCAGAACTAACGGCCCACGCCAGGGTTGCAGGGAGCGGGGCCAGACTACATCTAGACTCTAGTGGCTCCTGGAACCCTCCTGTGAAGCGCTGACGGGGCCTGAGAAAGCCCGGCTCTGGCGTGCTCACCTGGAGGATACCTTCGCGCGGCGGCTGAAAGCGCTGCGGTCGGCCCGGGACCTGAAGAATGAAGCTTTACCGGGCTTCTTCACCGATACAAGGAATTTCTGCATGAAAACCACGGCCTACGGCGCCCAGACGGCTGAATCCGCCCTGAAACCCCTCGAAATCGAGCGGCGTGATCTGCGTGATAATGACGTAGAGATGGAAGTCCTCTATTGCGGGGTCTGCCACTCCGACCTGCACCAGGTCCGCGATGACTGGGGCGGAAGCGTGTATCCGGTCGTTCCGGGCCATGAAATCATCGGACGTGTCACTGCCACGGGCCCGAAAGCGAAGAAATACAAACCCGGGGATCTCGTGGCCGTCGGGTGCATGGTGGATTCCTGCCAGCATTGTGACCAGTGTGAGGAGGGTGACGAGCAGTATTGCCGCGAAAGGCCCACCCTGACCTACAATTCCCCTGACCGCATTGACGGGCGCAACACGCATGGCGGCTATTCCAAGCATCTCGTGGCGCGGGAGGATTTCGTGCTGCGCATGCCTGAAGGGCTAGATGCCTCACGGGCCGCGCCCATTCTCTGCGCCGGCATCACCACCTATTCCCCCCTGCGGCACTGGGGGGTTAAAAAAGGCAGCCGGGTCGGCGTGATCGGCCTGGGCGGTCTGGGCCATATGGCTGTCAAGCTGGCAGCGGGGATGGGCGCGGAAGTGACCCTGATCACCCGTTCAGCCAGCAAGGCCAAGGATGCTGCCGAGCTCGGCGCACAGCACAGCCTGATCTCAACCGATCCTGTGGCCATGGAAGCGGCCAAGAACAGCTTTGACCTGATCATCGATACCGTGCCGGTCGAGCATGATCTCAAGCCTTACGTGCCCCTGCTGGACATCAATGGCGCGCTGGTCATGGTCGGCCAGATCGGCCCCATGGGCGAGATGGACAGCGTGCCGATGGTCATGGGGCGGCGCCAGATTGCCGGTTCGGTCATCGGAGGGATTGAGGAGACGC is a genomic window containing:
- a CDS encoding glutathione S-transferase family protein, which codes for MENSTSRVFEDFPGQYHLISAPGTAGLTPHIILQMSGQPYQLTLLNLRAGEQKTPAYLRLNPNGRVPTLILPDETKIFEAAAITMVLARAFPELGLCPDLPDDRALYDQWLVFLTNTFQANYMLFRHPERLVGENTATQVAVAQGAAKRCEACLQILAKALEQKGPYLLGEKLSAADLYLAMICRWAARLPQPPRAFPALAALLDRINALPAVREVLLQEQIEGPLA
- a CDS encoding SDR family NAD(P)-dependent oxidoreductase, with protein sequence MTQVHPSVSQADYWNDKVVFITGASSGIGQASALAFARLGAQLILVGRAEAPLLKTQQEIEAAGGKKPLCISGCDVSVESHVADALKEVESRFGRLDAAFNNAGMAQSVAAGMADISAEEWNRVLDVNLRGVFFSMKYEIPLMLKSGGGRIVNTSSVAGEIGFAGVSAYCASKWGVIGLTKAAALDYARHNVCINALCPGPVETPLLDKFLSMPDGREKILAHQPDGRVGQPGEMAETVVSMCAPWNSFMTGTTVTVDGGQTAGIIF
- a CDS encoding AI-2E family transporter is translated as MPSSSAPSPDSQPQPSATERRQKKARFWLSLFIVAASLYILWSFLGALAWAGIFAICAWPLYRRMQKWWPQNGKWNSTILPTLATTVITIVLIAPLCYIAVKAAQEAMVGLPYLQEVLKSGLPMPDWVAHVPVIGHKLAHWWHNNLETPHALEHLLSTLNFKPAISVTQYVAMSFLNLGIEFSFATTALYFVLKYGDSLIKELSALTNCLFGQQGEVFGRQVIESVYGTLMGLVVVGLGEGALIGVLYIMAGAPQPLALAFMTGIGSMIPFLGGIVLAICCLIISFHSLWWGIGVYIGGYTIMSLAGQFLRPMLVGGKTNLPFLWALFGILGGIACFGLLGLFIGPAVMACMNSLWRSWMADAHATLSFQTFNPVRSASSPSQVEGSSSS
- a CDS encoding NAD(P)-dependent alcohol dehydrogenase; translated protein: MKTTAYGAQTAESALKPLEIERRDLRDNDVEMEVLYCGVCHSDLHQVRDDWGGSVYPVVPGHEIIGRVTATGPKAKKYKPGDLVAVGCMVDSCQHCDQCEEGDEQYCRERPTLTYNSPDRIDGRNTHGGYSKHLVAREDFVLRMPEGLDASRAAPILCAGITTYSPLRHWGVKKGSRVGVIGLGGLGHMAVKLAAGMGAEVTLITRSASKAKDAAELGAQHSLISTDPVAMEAAKNSFDLIIDTVPVEHDLKPYVPLLDINGALVMVGQIGPMGEMDSVPMVMGRRQIAGSVIGGIEETQELLDLCAEKNILPDCEIIRMDEINDAFARMERGDVHYRFVIDMSTLPGPRA